The window AGGTAAACCTGACCGTCCAGAGTGCCGGAGCGGCCTTCGAAGTTACGGTTGAAGGTACGCACGGAAACACCCGTCGTGGTCGGGGAGCCGCCCATGCCGATGCACGGACCGCAGGAACATTCCAGCAGACGTGCGCCGGAATCCAGCAGCGGTTCGATCAGGCCTTCGCGGGACAGCATCTTCATCACCTGCTTGGAGCCGGGAGAGATGAGCAGGTCCAGCTCGGGCGGAGTCTGCTTGCCGTCCAGAATCTGGGCGGTGTTCTTCAGATCAGAATAGGAAGAGTTGGTGCAGGAACCGATGGCGCACTGGTCGATCTTCTTGCCAGCCAGGTCTTTCACCTTGCAGACGTTATCCGGCATGTGCGGCTGGGCAACCAGCGGCTCGAGCTCGGACAGGTTGATCTGGACCACTTCGTCGTATTCGGCGTCTGCGTCGGCGATCAGTTCCACCCAGTCGTCGCCACGGCCCATCTTCTCGAGGAAGTCCTTGGTCTTCTCATCGGACGGGAAGATGGAGGTGGTGGCGCCCAGTTCTGCACCCATGTTGGTGATGGTGGCGCGATCAGGGACGGACAGGGAAGCCACGCCGGGACCGGCGTACTCAAAGACCTTGCCCACGCCGCCTTTCACGGTCAGCATGCGCAGCAGTTCAAGGATGACGTCCTTGCCTGCGGCCCAACCGGTCAGTTCGCCGGTCAGTTCGACCTTCACGACCTTGGGCATGGGAATGAAATATGCCTCGCCAGCCATTGCCAGTGCAACGGACAGGCCGCCAGCGCCCATGGCCATGGAGCCGATACCGCCAGCGGTGGGGGTATGGGAGTCGGAGCCGATCAGGGTTGCGCCGGGCTTGGCGAAATTTTCGAGGTGCAGCTGGTGGCAAATACCAGTGCCAGCCGGAGAGAATACTGCGCCGGATTTGGCAGCTACAGTACGCAGGTAGCGGTGATCATCAGGGTTGCGGAAACCCATCTGCAAGGTGTTGTGGTCAACGTAGCTGACCGACAGGTCGGTGCGCACTTCGCCGATGCCGATGGCTTCGTACTGCAACCATGCCATGGTGCCGGTGGCATCCTGGGTCAGGGTCTGGTCGATGCGCAATCCTACTTCCTGGCCCGGGATCATCTCTCCGGAGATCAGGTGTTTCTCAATGATCTTGTGGGTAATGGACTTTCCCATCATCTCTCCTGCTTTAAACGTTATCGGGTCACTCTCTCGTCAATCTCCGCGCACGGCACCCTAGCAGGAATGCAGGGGGTCCTCTCTCACAAGCCCCTACGCCGTGGCGGGTTTATATATTAATGTATAGGGAGACATCGCTGCCGCGGGTCTCCTCGCCGGAGTGGCGTCTCCGACGGCCCAAGAACCTTTTGGAAAAGGTTCTTGGGAATCTCCAAAAATTTTTGTCGCTCGCTTCGCTCGGAGGCGGGCAAACGCATAGATGTCTGCTTTATTCGCGCAGAAACCTTATATTTTTTATTCCGAATCTCTTCAAGACAAACTTATCTAGTCAGATAAGCTGAAAATACAAGATTCGCATCCCAGATTAATCCCTAACCGCGCGGATGCGCATACAAAAAGTTTAGGAAAGGGGATGGGATGGGGGTCTGGGGGAAGGGAAGGGGAAGAACCCTTTACAAAGGGTTTTCTCCTTCCCTTCCCCCAGCCGCCGGAGGCATTCTTTAAAAAAGAAAGCCTTTAGACAGCCCGGGGCTGGTTTCCATCTCTTCCATACCGAGGTTGATGCGGTTGATCTTATTGGTGCGGAACTTGATTTCCACATCCAGACGCAGCTTGAGCTGCTGTGCCTGAAAGATCTCCTCGTGATGGTATATTTTCTTCACCGGATCTTCTGCTTCGCGAAGATCGCGGATGGACTGGATGGCCTTTTCGCGTTCCAGAGTCATCTGGGCCACTTCGGCTTCCAGTACATTGACGTCGTCGCTGAGGCGCTTTTCCCCCTGTTCGACGGGACTAACGGATTTTGATTCGTCTGCGTTTGTCATCTTTCTTTTCCTGAACCGGCTTGGGTTTCATCTTACCGGTGGGCAGAGAGTTGTAGAAGTTCCAGAATTCAGGCCAAGTGGCAGTTACTTCGCCGTGGTTTTCCAGCTTGATGCCGGGCACGGAGTAACCGGCCAGAGCACAACCCATGGACCAGAGCGGGTCCGGAGAGAACCAGGTGCCAGACCAGGAACGCTCGCCGGGCTTGATCTCGATGCCGTTTTCGATCTCGTCGTAGGCAACACCCATGCGGTCTAGCAGTTCGACAGTCACTTCGTCCATCTCGCCGGTGAGGGTGGCGGTGTCGAGCTTGAGGGCAAGGGCCATGGCAAGGGGCTGCAGGTCTGCGTATTCACCCAGCGCGATGACCGGGTTGGCAGGCACTTCGCCGTCCATGGTTGCAATGATGTTTTCGGTGCCGACGTCGATGCGAAGGCCCAGAGCGCG of the Pseudodesulfovibrio sp. zrk46 genome contains:
- a CDS encoding aconitate hydratase; the protein is MGKSITHKIIEKHLISGEMIPGQEVGLRIDQTLTQDATGTMAWLQYEAIGIGEVRTDLSVSYVDHNTLQMGFRNPDDHRYLRTVAAKSGAVFSPAGTGICHQLHLENFAKPGATLIGSDSHTPTAGGIGSMAMGAGGLSVALAMAGEAYFIPMPKVVKVELTGELTGWAAGKDVILELLRMLTVKGGVGKVFEYAGPGVASLSVPDRATITNMGAELGATTSIFPSDEKTKDFLEKMGRGDDWVELIADADAEYDEVVQINLSELEPLVAQPHMPDNVCKVKDLAGKKIDQCAIGSCTNSSYSDLKNTAQILDGKQTPPELDLLISPGSKQVMKMLSREGLIEPLLDSGARLLECSCGPCIGMGGSPTTTGVSVRTFNRNFEGRSGTLDGQVYLASAQTAARLALEGEFTDPATWGPAPERVELPEDVPSIRDLFVFPPEDKDAVEILRGPNIVALEDFAVLPETVEAKVLLKVEDNITTDHILPAGAEITALRSNIPAISQYIFSRVDADFVGRMKEHGTGVILGGENYGQGSSREHAALGPRHLGVKAVIVKSLARIHRANLVNFGILPLLLVDPSDYDKLAEGVDLTIPAGDMTPGGTIEIKTGNGETIAVTNDLTKKELEIIQSGGLLNAVRNNQS